One window of Aquipuribacter sp. SD81 genomic DNA carries:
- the ctaE gene encoding aa3-type cytochrome oxidase subunit III produces the protein MAAATAVGTGAPAAVNRPNLTSVGTIVWLSSELMFFAALFAMFFTLGSIRPAEYDAGQAMLNIPFATVNCLILVSSSVTCQFGVFAAERFQPARTGRFFQIAQWGMREWYVLTFLLGAVFVSGQVYEYAELVHEGLTMASSPFGSTFYLTTGFHGLHVTGGLLAFLIVIARTFAAKRFGHHEETAAVVTSYYWHFVDVVWIALFISVYFT, from the coding sequence GTGGCAGCAGCAACGGCAGTGGGCACGGGTGCCCCGGCGGCGGTCAACCGCCCGAATCTCACCTCGGTCGGCACCATCGTGTGGCTGTCCAGCGAGCTCATGTTCTTCGCGGCCCTGTTCGCGATGTTCTTCACGCTGGGCTCGATCCGCCCCGCCGAGTACGACGCGGGCCAGGCGATGCTCAACATCCCCTTCGCCACCGTGAACTGCCTGATCCTCGTGTCGAGCTCGGTCACGTGCCAGTTCGGCGTGTTCGCCGCCGAGCGCTTCCAGCCCGCCCGGACCGGCCGGTTCTTCCAGATCGCCCAGTGGGGCATGCGCGAGTGGTACGTGCTGACGTTCCTCCTCGGCGCGGTCTTCGTCTCGGGCCAGGTCTACGAGTACGCCGAGCTCGTGCACGAGGGGCTGACGATGGCCTCCTCGCCGTTCGGCTCCACCTTCTACCTGACGACGGGCTTCCACGGCCTGCACGTGACGGGCGGCCTGCTCGCCTTCCTCATCGTCATCGCCCGCACCTTCGCGGCCAAGCGCTTCGGTCACCACGAGGAGACCGCGGCCGTCGTGACGTCGTACTACTGGCACTTCGTCGACGTCGTCTGGATCGCGCTCTTCATCTCCGTCTACTTCACCTGA
- the qcrC gene encoding cytochrome bc1 complex diheme cytochrome c subunit, which produces MNAVMRHRRHPLALVVVLLGALLVAGMAYAAVSPTRAEASPAWGEDEVALGQELFLANCASCHGIDGAGSFQGADETQAGPSLIGVGAAAVDFQVGTGRMPAQASGPQVPKREPQFSGEEVRALAAYVATAFGPGPSIPEARFLDPENGDVAEGAELFRVNCAMCHNFAGAGGALTRGKYAPALEGVEPVHVYEAMVTGPQSMPVFSDATLTPQQKNDIIAWLAYLEDTPAPGGLSLGSLGPVGDGLFLWVAGLGALIGCAIWLGAKAR; this is translated from the coding sequence GTGAACGCAGTCATGCGGCACCGCCGGCACCCGCTGGCGCTCGTCGTCGTCCTGCTGGGGGCGCTCCTCGTGGCCGGCATGGCGTACGCGGCCGTGTCCCCCACCCGGGCCGAGGCCTCCCCCGCGTGGGGCGAGGACGAGGTGGCGCTGGGCCAGGAGCTCTTTCTCGCCAACTGCGCGAGCTGTCACGGCATCGACGGCGCGGGCTCCTTCCAGGGTGCCGACGAGACGCAGGCCGGCCCCTCCCTCATCGGCGTCGGCGCCGCAGCCGTCGACTTCCAGGTCGGCACCGGCCGCATGCCCGCGCAGGCCTCGGGCCCGCAGGTCCCCAAGCGCGAGCCGCAGTTCAGCGGCGAGGAGGTCCGCGCCCTCGCCGCGTACGTCGCGACGGCCTTCGGGCCCGGCCCGAGCATCCCCGAGGCGCGCTTTCTCGACCCCGAGAACGGTGACGTCGCGGAGGGCGCCGAGCTGTTCCGCGTCAACTGCGCGATGTGCCACAACTTCGCCGGGGCCGGCGGCGCCCTCACCCGCGGCAAGTACGCGCCGGCGCTGGAGGGCGTCGAGCCGGTCCACGTCTACGAGGCGATGGTCACGGGGCCGCAGTCGATGCCCGTCTTCAGCGACGCGACCCTCACCCCGCAGCAGAAGAACGACATCATCGCGTGGCTCGCCTACCTCGAGGACACCCCGGCGCCCGGCGGGCTGTCGCTGGGCTCGCTCGGTCCCGTGGGCGACGGCCTGTTCCTGTGGGTCGCCGGCCTCGGCGCCCTGATCGGGTGTGCGATCTGGCTGGGGGCCAAGGCACGATGA
- the qcrA gene encoding cytochrome bc1 complex Rieske iron-sulfur subunit — MSSNHDLTPATSSAPAHGDASTDVARRESGPLPERFENPGLPPHVDRLADTDPKAAKRAERQVAFLFLLSIVGTVLTITAYFAIPLRDQSEEQILFWSNLLLGLGIAFALGGIGFGAVHWAKTLMPDHEVVEERHSIDGTPEEQADAAQILRDGVGESGIGRRPLIRNTLIGAAALAPLPAVLLLKDTGPNPEGVLAETIWTGGTRLVTDPTGDPIRATDLVVGQVVHVQPAGIEEADHFLDEKAKAAVLLIRLEPEEVAPEAVEGSYGGIVAYSKICTHMGCPVALYEQQTHHLLCPCHQTTFDVLQNCKVIFGPGKRPLPQLPISVDDEGYLVATDGFDGTVGPSYWELERDRTRIEEEA, encoded by the coding sequence ATGAGCAGCAACCACGACCTCACCCCGGCCACGTCGAGCGCGCCCGCGCACGGCGACGCCAGCACGGACGTCGCACGCCGCGAGAGCGGGCCGCTGCCGGAGCGCTTCGAGAACCCCGGCCTGCCGCCGCACGTCGACCGGCTCGCCGACACCGACCCGAAGGCCGCGAAGCGCGCGGAGCGGCAGGTCGCGTTCCTCTTCCTGCTGTCGATCGTCGGCACGGTCCTCACGATCACCGCGTACTTCGCCATCCCGCTGCGGGACCAGAGCGAGGAGCAGATCCTCTTCTGGTCCAACCTGCTGCTCGGCCTCGGCATCGCCTTCGCCCTCGGCGGCATCGGCTTCGGCGCCGTGCACTGGGCGAAGACCCTCATGCCGGACCACGAGGTCGTCGAGGAGCGCCACTCCATCGACGGCACGCCGGAGGAGCAGGCCGACGCCGCGCAGATCCTCCGCGACGGCGTCGGCGAGTCCGGCATCGGGCGTCGCCCGCTCATCCGCAACACGCTCATCGGCGCCGCGGCCCTCGCGCCGCTGCCGGCCGTGCTCCTGCTCAAGGACACCGGCCCGAACCCCGAGGGCGTGCTCGCCGAGACGATCTGGACGGGCGGCACCCGCCTCGTCACCGACCCGACGGGTGACCCGATCCGGGCCACGGACCTCGTCGTCGGCCAGGTCGTGCACGTGCAGCCGGCCGGCATCGAGGAGGCGGACCACTTCCTCGACGAGAAGGCGAAGGCCGCCGTGCTCCTCATCCGCCTGGAGCCCGAGGAGGTCGCCCCCGAGGCGGTCGAGGGCTCCTACGGCGGCATCGTCGCCTACTCGAAGATCTGCACCCACATGGGCTGCCCGGTCGCGCTGTACGAGCAGCAGACCCACCACCTGCTGTGCCCGTGCCACCAGACCACGTTCGACGTGCTCCAGAACTGCAAGGTCATCTTCGGGCCAGGCAAGCGGCCCCTCCCCCAGCTGCCCATCTCCGTCGACGACGAGGGATACTTGGTGGCGACCGACGGTTTCGACGGCACCGTCGGGCCGAGCTACTGGGAGCTCGAGCGCGACCGCACACGGATCGAGGAGGAGGCCTGA
- the qcrB gene encoding cytochrome bc1 complex cytochrome b subunit has translation MATTSVQRVQYQSRAGQAAAWGDQRLGLAKVVRGGARKIFPDHWSFMLGEITLYGFIICLLTGVFLTFFYVPSQALIAYEGPYEPLQGKLVSEALASTINLSFEVRGGLLIRQIHHWAAHVFVAGTVIHMIRVFFTGAFRKPRELNWVIGAILALLAIFMGFTGYSLPDDLLSGTGLRIAAAIVLAIPLIGTYVHFWLFAGEFPGEAIIPRFYTIHVLLLPAIALALIAAHLFLVVLHKHTQYPGPGKTNTNVVGYPLLPVYIAKAGGFFFIVFGVIALIAATVQINPVWTIGPYDPSPVSAGSQPDWYMGWLDGAVRVMPGWLEVTILGYTLSGNILLPAVILPGILTTLLVAYPWIEQVATGDKSEHHLADRPRNAPTRTGLGMMALTFYALLWANGGNDIIATQLGLAINDITRFVGVMMFVAPPIVFVITKRICLGLQRRDRERVLHGVETGEVYRLDTGEVLERHRPMDEYERWTLVQHPNYTPIEPGPVKDANGVRRKGAWADGLRKRLSGFYFEDRVEPVTPAELSAAHSHGEHDALDTAPHGAEGEQLEARSEKQIGSGQA, from the coding sequence ATGGCGACGACGAGCGTCCAGCGGGTCCAGTACCAGTCCCGGGCAGGTCAGGCCGCGGCCTGGGGCGACCAGCGCCTCGGCCTCGCGAAGGTCGTGCGCGGCGGCGCCCGGAAGATCTTCCCCGACCACTGGTCGTTCATGCTCGGCGAGATCACCCTGTACGGCTTCATCATCTGCCTGCTGACGGGTGTGTTCCTCACGTTCTTCTACGTCCCGTCGCAGGCGCTCATCGCCTACGAGGGCCCCTACGAGCCGCTGCAGGGCAAGCTCGTGTCCGAGGCGCTCGCCTCCACGATCAACCTCAGCTTCGAGGTCCGCGGCGGCCTGCTCATCCGCCAGATCCACCACTGGGCGGCGCACGTCTTCGTGGCGGGCACGGTCATCCACATGATCCGGGTCTTCTTCACCGGTGCGTTCCGCAAGCCGCGAGAGCTCAACTGGGTGATCGGCGCGATCCTCGCCCTGCTCGCCATCTTCATGGGCTTCACCGGCTACTCGCTGCCGGACGACCTGCTGTCCGGCACGGGCCTGCGCATCGCGGCCGCGATCGTGCTCGCGATCCCGCTCATCGGCACGTACGTGCACTTCTGGCTGTTCGCCGGCGAGTTCCCGGGCGAGGCGATCATCCCGCGCTTCTACACGATCCACGTGCTGCTGCTGCCGGCCATCGCTCTCGCGCTCATCGCCGCGCACCTGTTCCTCGTGGTGCTGCACAAGCACACGCAGTACCCCGGCCCGGGCAAGACCAACACGAACGTCGTCGGCTACCCGCTGCTGCCGGTGTACATCGCGAAGGCGGGCGGGTTCTTCTTCATCGTCTTCGGTGTCATCGCCCTCATCGCCGCCACCGTGCAGATCAACCCGGTGTGGACGATCGGCCCGTACGACCCGTCACCGGTGAGCGCGGGCTCACAGCCGGACTGGTACATGGGCTGGCTCGACGGTGCCGTCCGAGTCATGCCCGGCTGGCTCGAGGTGACGATCCTCGGCTACACGCTGTCCGGCAACATCCTGCTGCCGGCCGTCATCCTGCCGGGCATCCTCACGACGCTGCTCGTCGCGTACCCGTGGATCGAGCAGGTCGCGACGGGCGACAAGAGCGAGCACCACCTCGCCGACCGTCCCCGCAACGCCCCGACCCGCACCGGCCTCGGCATGATGGCGCTGACCTTCTACGCGCTGCTGTGGGCCAACGGCGGCAACGACATCATCGCCACGCAGCTCGGCCTCGCGATCAACGACATCACCCGCTTCGTCGGGGTCATGATGTTCGTCGCCCCGCCGATCGTCTTCGTCATCACGAAGCGGATCTGCCTCGGCCTGCAGCGCCGCGACCGCGAGCGGGTGCTGCACGGCGTGGAGACCGGCGAGGTGTACCGCCTCGACACCGGCGAGGTGCTCGAGCGGCACCGCCCGATGGACGAGTACGAGCGCTGGACCCTCGTGCAGCACCCGAACTACACGCCCATCGAGCCCGGCCCGGTCAAGGACGCCAACGGCGTGCGCCGCAAGGGCGCGTGGGCGGACGGCCTGCGCAAGCGGCTGTCGGGCTTCTACTTCGAGGACCGCGTCGAGCCCGTCACCCCGGCGGAGCTCTCGGCGGCGCACAGCCACGGCGAGCACGACGCCCTCGACACCGCCCCGCACGGGGCCGAGGGAGAGCAGCTCGAGGCGCGCTCGGAGAAGCAGATCGGCTCAGGCCAGGCCTGA
- a CDS encoding GNAT family N-acetyltransferase → MASLLTGSPGAENSVRRAREADLAAIGAVHARSWGGPYAQVLPREVVAALDADQLADAWRTAVTEPPSPAHTVHVALGDGIVAGFAAAAPATDGTDPAGGDETDGSGDADGTEEGDGTDGSGGGVEVVALEVDPLHTRRGHGSRLLAAVADTARAAGATHLLAWVHVDDAGRAEFLRGAGFAEDGARRRRALDDADLDEPADGLGDGARSVWPEVRFVAWLVEE, encoded by the coding sequence ATGGCGAGCCTGCTGACCGGGTCCCCGGGCGCCGAGAACTCCGTCCGCCGGGCCCGTGAGGCCGACCTCGCCGCCATCGGCGCGGTCCACGCCCGCTCGTGGGGTGGGCCCTACGCCCAGGTCCTCCCGCGCGAGGTGGTCGCCGCGCTCGACGCCGACCAGCTCGCCGACGCATGGCGCACCGCGGTCACCGAGCCCCCCTCCCCCGCCCACACGGTGCACGTCGCGCTGGGTGACGGGATCGTGGCGGGCTTCGCCGCAGCGGCCCCGGCGACGGACGGGACGGACCCGGCCGGCGGGGACGAGACCGACGGGAGCGGGGACGCCGACGGGACCGAGGAGGGCGACGGGACCGATGGCAGCGGCGGGGGCGTCGAGGTGGTCGCGCTCGAGGTCGACCCGCTGCACACCCGCCGCGGTCACGGCTCCCGCCTGCTCGCCGCGGTGGCGGACACCGCCCGCGCCGCAGGGGCGACGCACCTGCTGGCGTGGGTCCACGTCGACGACGCCGGCCGCGCGGAGTTCCTGCGCGGCGCGGGCTTCGCCGAGGACGGCGCGCGTCGCCGGCGCGCCCTCGACGACGCCGACCTCGACGAGCCCGCGGACGGCCTCGGCGACGGCGCCCGGTCGGTGTGGCCGGAGGTGCGCTTCGTCGCCTGGCTGGTCGAGGAGTGA
- a CDS encoding heparan-alpha-glucosaminide N-acetyltransferase domain-containing protein gives MTTGTAAPQRGRLRGATRFTGVDAARGLALLGMMGTHLLARTSADGSTTLAYVLADGRASATFALLAGAGLALADGGAGRPRVPYGHMVARNAVRAAAVLVLGLTLATLSPPVAVILQYYAVLFVLVAPLVRLPPLVLGGAGLAWFALSPFASHWLRDTFALFGPNAQVGLEVLLLRPQQAVTDLLLTGYYPVLTWFGYLLLGAGVGRLALTKAPVAGALLTGGAALGVASWLLSAWLLRLPSAQDALAAGDALTGRGVPGPWFGTTPTGSWWWLAIRTPHSGAPLDLLGTAGVALAVVGGCLLLARTRGGAALLLPLAAAGSMTLTLYSGHVVAVWLGLPAEQGLAVWLSHAVVAVVLATLWRLRFRRGPLEEGVAQVVDAVAGPVPPREVAAPGSR, from the coding sequence GTGACGACCGGCACGGCCGCGCCGCAGCGCGGCAGGCTACGCGGGGCGACCCGTTTCACCGGCGTCGACGCCGCCCGCGGCCTCGCCCTGCTCGGGATGATGGGCACGCACCTGCTCGCCCGCACGAGCGCGGACGGGTCGACGACGCTCGCGTACGTGCTCGCCGACGGGCGCGCGTCGGCGACCTTCGCGCTGCTCGCCGGGGCCGGCCTCGCCCTGGCCGACGGCGGCGCCGGGCGACCGCGCGTCCCCTACGGCCACATGGTCGCGCGCAACGCCGTCCGCGCCGCGGCGGTGCTCGTGCTCGGGCTGACGCTCGCGACGCTGTCCCCGCCGGTGGCCGTCATCCTCCAGTACTACGCCGTCCTGTTCGTGCTCGTGGCGCCGCTCGTGCGGCTTCCCCCGCTCGTTCTCGGCGGCGCCGGTCTCGCGTGGTTCGCGCTCTCACCCTTCGCCTCGCACTGGCTCCGCGACACGTTCGCGCTGTTCGGACCCAACGCGCAGGTCGGGCTCGAGGTGCTGCTCCTCCGGCCGCAGCAGGCGGTCACCGACCTGCTCCTCACCGGCTACTACCCGGTCCTCACGTGGTTCGGGTACCTGCTGCTCGGAGCGGGAGTCGGGCGGCTCGCGCTCACGAAGGCGCCGGTCGCCGGTGCGCTGCTCACCGGGGGTGCGGCGCTCGGCGTCGCCTCGTGGCTGCTGTCCGCGTGGCTGCTGCGGCTGCCCTCGGCTCAGGACGCGCTCGCCGCCGGCGACGCCCTGACGGGTCGCGGCGTGCCGGGGCCGTGGTTCGGGACCACGCCCACCGGGTCGTGGTGGTGGCTGGCGATCCGCACCCCGCACAGCGGGGCGCCGCTGGACCTGCTCGGCACCGCGGGCGTCGCGCTCGCCGTGGTCGGCGGGTGCCTGCTGCTCGCCCGGACCCGTGGCGGGGCGGCGCTGCTGCTGCCACTCGCGGCCGCGGGGTCCATGACCCTCACCCTGTACAGCGGCCACGTCGTCGCGGTGTGGCTGGGGCTGCCCGCCGAGCAGGGGCTCGCGGTGTGGCTCAGCCACGCGGTCGTGGCGGTCGTGCTCGCGACGCTGTGGCGGCTCCGGTTCCGCCGCGGGCCGCTGGAGGAGGGGGTCGCGCAGGTCGTGGACGCCGTGGCCGGCCCCGTGCCGCCGCGGGAGGTCGCGGCGCCGGGCAGCCGCTGA
- the dapB gene encoding 4-hydroxy-tetrahydrodipicolinate reductase, with protein sequence MSPSPEGAPVRVVVAGARGRMGRAAVEAVEAADDLALHGAVGRGDDLAAALDGADVLVDLSVPDASPGNVATAVRAGVHCVVGTTGWDDDRLQEVTRLLADADGVGVLVAPNFSVGALLVADFAARAARFFESVEVVELHHPDKVDAPSGTAVRTARGIAAARAEAGLGASPDATTQSLPGARGADVDGVRVHAVRLRGLVAHQEVLLGGPGEQLTLRHDSLDRSSFMPGVLLGVREVASHPGLTVGLEHWLDL encoded by the coding sequence GTGAGCCCCTCTCCGGAGGGGGCGCCCGTGCGGGTCGTCGTCGCCGGCGCCCGCGGCCGGATGGGCCGCGCGGCGGTCGAGGCCGTGGAGGCCGCCGACGACCTCGCCCTGCACGGGGCCGTCGGGCGCGGTGACGACCTCGCCGCCGCGCTGGACGGGGCCGACGTACTCGTCGACCTGTCGGTGCCGGACGCCTCGCCCGGCAACGTCGCGACCGCGGTCCGCGCCGGCGTGCACTGCGTCGTCGGCACGACCGGGTGGGACGACGACCGCCTGCAGGAGGTGACGCGGCTGCTCGCCGACGCCGACGGGGTCGGGGTGCTCGTCGCCCCCAACTTCTCGGTCGGCGCGCTGCTGGTCGCCGACTTCGCCGCCCGCGCCGCCCGGTTCTTCGAGTCCGTCGAGGTCGTCGAGCTGCACCACCCCGACAAGGTCGACGCCCCCTCCGGCACCGCCGTGCGCACGGCGCGCGGCATCGCCGCCGCGCGCGCCGAGGCGGGTCTCGGTGCCTCGCCGGACGCCACCACGCAGTCCCTGCCGGGTGCTCGCGGGGCCGACGTCGACGGCGTCCGCGTGCACGCGGTCCGGCTGCGCGGTCTCGTCGCGCACCAGGAGGTGCTGCTGGGCGGACCGGGGGAGCAGCTCACCCTGCGCCACGACAGCCTCGACCGGTCCTCGTTCATGCCGGGGGTCCTGCTAGGGGTCCGCGAGGTCGCCTCCCACCCCGGGCTGACGGTCGGGCTCGAGCACTGGCTCGACCTGTGA
- a CDS encoding M16 family metallopeptidase, whose product MSPVGLPIDDTAVSRTVLPSGVRVLTESMPGLRSATVGMWVGVGSRDEASGHFGSTHFLEHLLFKGTDRRSPLDIAEAFDAVGGEANAVTGKEHTCYYARVMAEDSAMAVDVIADMVTSSTIDADDFDSEREVILEELAMAEDDPTDVVHERFAEAVLGAHPLGRPIGGTPDTIRAVGRDDVLAHYRAHYEPPTLVVTAAGGVEHDEVVRRVVAELDRAGWHGGDARRSPRRGRALLGDATTGAGAAATGADVVVRRDTEQAQVVLGTTGLAATDERRYVLSVLTTVLGGGMSSRLFQEVREKRGLAYSVYSFASSYTDGGYLGLYAGCNPAKVDTVVDLLAAEWERLAADGLAPGELERGVGQIAGGMTLGLEDSGSRMSRLGKAELVHGAFTDLDEAVARLRAVTAEQVQELAAELAARPRSLAVVGPFDESRGFGTAGAAA is encoded by the coding sequence ATGAGCCCCGTCGGTCTCCCGATCGACGACACCGCCGTCTCCCGCACCGTGCTGCCCTCCGGGGTCCGCGTCCTCACCGAGTCGATGCCGGGCCTGCGCTCGGCCACCGTCGGCATGTGGGTCGGCGTGGGCTCGCGCGACGAGGCCTCCGGCCACTTCGGCAGCACCCACTTCCTCGAGCACCTGCTCTTCAAGGGCACCGACCGGCGCAGCCCGCTCGACATCGCTGAGGCCTTCGACGCGGTCGGCGGCGAGGCGAACGCCGTCACGGGCAAGGAGCACACGTGCTACTACGCCCGTGTCATGGCCGAGGACAGCGCCATGGCCGTCGACGTCATCGCCGACATGGTGACGAGCTCGACCATCGACGCCGACGACTTCGACTCCGAGCGTGAGGTCATCCTCGAGGAGCTCGCGATGGCCGAGGACGACCCCACCGACGTGGTCCACGAGCGCTTCGCCGAGGCCGTCCTCGGCGCGCACCCGCTCGGCCGGCCGATCGGCGGCACGCCCGACACCATCCGCGCGGTCGGCCGTGACGACGTGCTCGCCCACTACCGGGCGCACTACGAGCCGCCGACGCTCGTGGTCACCGCCGCGGGCGGCGTGGAGCACGACGAGGTCGTGCGCCGGGTCGTCGCCGAGCTCGACCGGGCCGGCTGGCACGGCGGTGACGCGCGTCGGTCCCCGCGGCGCGGGCGCGCGCTCCTCGGCGACGCCACCACCGGGGCGGGCGCGGCCGCGACCGGAGCCGACGTCGTCGTCCGCCGCGACACCGAGCAGGCCCAGGTCGTGCTCGGCACGACCGGCCTCGCCGCGACCGACGAGCGCCGGTATGTGCTCAGCGTGCTCACGACCGTCCTCGGCGGCGGCATGAGCAGCCGGCTGTTCCAGGAGGTCCGCGAGAAGCGCGGCCTCGCCTACAGCGTGTACTCCTTCGCCTCCAGCTACACCGACGGCGGCTACCTCGGCCTGTACGCGGGCTGCAACCCCGCCAAGGTCGACACGGTCGTGGACCTGCTGGCCGCGGAGTGGGAGCGCCTCGCCGCGGACGGTCTCGCGCCGGGGGAGCTCGAGCGCGGGGTCGGCCAGATCGCCGGGGGCATGACGCTGGGGCTGGAGGACTCCGGCTCGCGCATGTCCCGCCTCGGCAAGGCCGAGCTCGTCCACGGCGCCTTCACCGACCTCGACGAGGCGGTCGCGCGGCTGCGCGCGGTCACCGCCGAGCAGGTGCAGGAGCTCGCTGCCGAGCTCGCCGCCCGGCCCCGGAGCCTCGCCGTCGTCGGACCGTTCGACGAGTCGCGCGGCTTCGGGACCGCCGGGGCGGCCGCGTGA
- a CDS encoding polyribonucleotide nucleotidyltransferase, with product MADITTADAVIDNGRFGTRTVRFETGRLARQAAGSAVAYLDDETMLLSATTASKNPKSHFDFFPLTVDVEERMYAAGRIPGSFFRREGRPSTEAILTCRLIDRPLRPSFVDGLRNEIQVVVDVLSLNPDDAYDVVAINAASMSTQLAGLPFSGPIGGVRIALVDGQWVAFPRHSQVAEAVFSMVVAGRVVDGGDVAIMMVEAEATDTAFDKVALGAQAPTEEVVAEGLEAAKPFIKALVEAQQKVADAAAKETREYPLFPAYQPDAYEAVERTAKDDVAQALTIVDKLERESRLSEVKDRVLAELGEQFPEREGELSAAVRSLTKQQVRQRILTDGARIDGRGLADIRQLSAEVEVLPRVHGSALFERGETQILGVTTLNMLKLEQQIDSLGPETKKRYMHHYNFPPFSTGETGRVGSPKRREIGHGALAERALVPVLPSREDFPYAIRQVSEALGSNGSTSMGSVCASTLSMLNAGVPLKAPVAGIAMGLVSDTVDGETRYAALTDILGAEDAFGDMDFKVAGTREFVTAIQLDTKLDGIPASVLAGALTQAKQARLHILDVMAEAIDTPDEMSPFAPRIITVKVPVDKIGEVIGPKGKIINQIQDDTGADISIEDDGTVFIGAVDGPSAEAARQAINQIANPTMPEVGERYLGTVVKTTTFGAFIALMPGKDGLLHISKMRDLAGGKRIENVDDVVSVGQKIQVEITEIDQRGKLSLSVVSKDEEPATVDVSESIESVAGVEAPSA from the coding sequence ATGGCCGACATCACCACCGCCGACGCCGTCATCGACAACGGCCGCTTCGGCACCCGCACCGTCCGCTTCGAGACCGGGCGCCTCGCCCGCCAGGCCGCCGGCTCCGCCGTCGCCTACCTCGACGACGAGACGATGCTGCTGAGCGCGACGACCGCCAGCAAGAACCCCAAGAGCCACTTCGACTTCTTCCCGCTGACGGTGGACGTCGAGGAGCGCATGTACGCCGCGGGCCGCATCCCCGGCTCGTTCTTCCGCCGCGAGGGCCGCCCGAGCACCGAGGCGATCCTCACGTGCCGCCTCATCGACCGCCCGCTGCGCCCGTCGTTCGTCGACGGCCTGCGCAACGAGATCCAGGTCGTCGTCGACGTCCTCAGCCTCAACCCCGACGACGCCTACGACGTCGTCGCCATCAACGCCGCGTCCATGAGCACGCAGCTCGCGGGCCTGCCGTTCTCCGGCCCCATCGGCGGCGTGCGCATCGCGCTGGTCGACGGGCAGTGGGTCGCGTTCCCGCGTCACAGCCAGGTCGCCGAGGCCGTCTTCTCGATGGTCGTCGCCGGCCGCGTGGTCGACGGCGGTGACGTCGCGATCATGATGGTCGAGGCCGAGGCCACCGACACCGCGTTCGACAAGGTCGCCCTGGGCGCCCAGGCGCCGACCGAGGAGGTCGTCGCCGAGGGCCTCGAGGCCGCGAAGCCCTTCATCAAGGCGCTCGTCGAGGCCCAGCAGAAGGTCGCCGACGCCGCCGCGAAGGAGACCCGCGAGTACCCGTTGTTCCCGGCCTACCAGCCCGACGCCTACGAGGCGGTCGAGCGGACCGCGAAGGACGACGTCGCCCAGGCGCTCACGATCGTCGACAAGCTCGAGCGCGAGTCGCGCCTGAGCGAGGTCAAGGACCGCGTCCTCGCCGAGCTCGGCGAGCAGTTCCCCGAGCGCGAGGGCGAGCTGTCCGCCGCCGTCCGCTCGCTCACCAAGCAGCAGGTGCGCCAGCGCATCCTCACCGACGGCGCCCGCATCGACGGCCGCGGCCTGGCGGACATCCGCCAGCTGTCGGCCGAGGTCGAGGTCCTGCCGCGCGTGCACGGCTCCGCGCTCTTCGAGCGCGGTGAGACGCAGATCCTCGGCGTCACCACGCTCAACATGCTCAAGCTCGAGCAGCAGATCGACTCGCTCGGGCCGGAGACCAAGAAGCGCTACATGCACCACTACAACTTCCCGCCGTTCTCCACCGGCGAGACCGGCCGCGTCGGCAGCCCCAAGCGCCGCGAGATCGGCCACGGCGCCCTCGCCGAGCGGGCGCTCGTGCCCGTCCTGCCGAGCCGCGAGGACTTCCCCTACGCGATCCGGCAGGTCTCGGAGGCGCTCGGCTCCAACGGCTCGACGTCGATGGGCTCGGTGTGCGCGAGCACGCTGTCGATGCTCAACGCCGGCGTGCCGCTCAAGGCGCCCGTCGCGGGCATCGCGATGGGCCTGGTGTCCGACACGGTCGACGGTGAGACCCGCTACGCGGCGCTCACCGACATCCTCGGCGCCGAGGACGCCTTCGGCGACATGGACTTCAAGGTCGCCGGCACGCGGGAGTTCGTCACCGCGATCCAGCTCGACACCAAGCTCGACGGCATCCCCGCGAGCGTCCTCGCCGGTGCGCTCACCCAGGCCAAGCAGGCCCGCCTGCACATCCTCGACGTCATGGCCGAGGCCATCGACACGCCCGACGAGATGAGCCCGTTCGCGCCGCGGATCATCACGGTCAAGGTGCCGGTCGACAAGATCGGCGAGGTGATCGGGCCCAAGGGCAAGATCATCAACCAGATCCAGGACGACACGGGCGCCGACATCTCCATCGAGGACGACGGCACCGTGTTCATCGGCGCGGTCGACGGCCCCTCGGCCGAGGCCGCCCGCCAGGCGATCAACCAGATCGCCAACCCGACCATGCCGGAGGTCGGTGAGCGCTACCTGGGCACCGTCGTGAAGACGACGACGTTCGGTGCGTTCATCGCCCTCATGCCCGGCAAGGACGGCCTGCTCCACATCTCGAAGATGCGTGACCTCGCCGGCGGCAAGCGGATCGAGAACGTCGACGACGTCGTGTCCGTCGGCCAGAAGATCCAGGTCGAGATCACCGAGATCGACCAGCGCGGCAAGCTCTCGCTGTCGGTCGTCAGCAAGGACGAGGAGCCCGCCACGGTCGACGTGTCGGAGTCCATCGAGTCCGTCGCCGGCGTCGAGGCGCCGAGCGCCTGA